In one Paracoccus everestensis genomic region, the following are encoded:
- a CDS encoding monovalent cation/H+ antiporter subunit D encodes MIGEHLIIAPILIPFVAGALMLLYDDRQRQAKFWLSLISVAAQLLIAVELVVRAKTGGDISDAEGISFYLLGDWSAPYGIVLVLDRLAAMMLVLTALLAIPSLVYSGAGWARQGPHYYSLFQFLLVGLNGAFLTGDIFNLFVFFEILLAASYGLLLHGSGQLRVRAGLHYIAINLAASLLFLIGVSLIYGVTGTLNMAHLANLVSSMPGEDRPLLHAGVAILAVAFLVKAGIWPLNFWLPTAYMAAAAPVGAMFAIMTKVGVYAILRLAMLLFGETGGASAGFGASILIVLGMITVLFGLLGILASQGLGRMAAHSVLISSGTVLGITGFALAGGGQAMLAGTLYYMVGSVLATGALFLLIEPMNREDGGIAAMLALTADAYGVDDSDLDEVPDVGLAIPATMTVLSICFALCVLMLAGLPPLPGFIGKIAMIQPLITQSALPAGLAWAFVALLILSGFATLIGMARIGIQTFWANDIPLPRVLALEIAPVIALLVILSLISFRAEAMLRYTTGTAHALHDTAAYAYGVFATPRAADRPEDETDAGEDQP; translated from the coding sequence GTGATCGGCGAACATCTTATCATCGCGCCCATCCTGATCCCCTTCGTCGCGGGCGCGCTGATGCTGCTTTACGACGACCGGCAGCGGCAGGCGAAATTCTGGCTGAGCCTGATCTCGGTCGCGGCGCAACTGCTGATTGCCGTCGAGCTGGTGGTGCGCGCCAAGACCGGCGGCGATATCAGCGATGCCGAAGGGATCAGCTTCTATCTGCTGGGCGACTGGTCGGCGCCCTATGGCATCGTCTTGGTGCTGGACCGGCTGGCGGCGATGATGCTGGTCCTGACCGCGCTGCTGGCGATTCCGTCGCTGGTCTATTCCGGCGCGGGGTGGGCCAGGCAGGGTCCGCATTACTATTCCCTGTTCCAGTTCCTGCTGGTCGGCCTGAACGGCGCCTTTCTGACCGGCGACATCTTCAACCTGTTCGTGTTCTTCGAAATCCTGCTGGCCGCGTCCTATGGCCTGCTGCTGCACGGATCGGGGCAGTTGCGGGTTCGGGCGGGGCTGCATTACATTGCGATCAACCTGGCCGCATCGCTGCTGTTCCTGATCGGGGTCAGCCTGATCTATGGCGTCACCGGCACGCTGAACATGGCCCATCTGGCGAACCTGGTGTCGTCGATGCCGGGCGAGGATCGGCCCCTGCTGCACGCGGGCGTGGCGATCCTGGCCGTGGCCTTTCTGGTCAAGGCGGGCATCTGGCCGCTGAACTTCTGGCTGCCTACCGCCTATATGGCCGCCGCTGCCCCGGTCGGCGCGATGTTCGCGATCATGACCAAGGTGGGCGTTTACGCGATCCTGCGGCTGGCGATGCTGCTGTTTGGGGAAACCGGCGGCGCATCGGCCGGTTTCGGGGCAAGCATCCTGATCGTCCTGGGGATGATCACGGTGCTGTTCGGGCTGCTGGGCATCCTCGCCTCGCAGGGCCTGGGGCGGATGGCCGCGCATTCGGTGCTGATCTCGTCGGGGACGGTGCTGGGGATCACCGGATTTGCGCTTGCGGGCGGCGGACAGGCGATGCTGGCGGGCACGCTGTATTACATGGTCGGGTCGGTGCTGGCGACCGGCGCGCTGTTCTTGCTGATCGAGCCGATGAACCGCGAGGATGGCGGCATCGCCGCCATGCTGGCCTTGACCGCCGACGCATACGGCGTCGACGACAGCGACCTGGACGAGGTGCCGGACGTGGGCCTGGCGATCCCGGCGACGATGACCGTTCTCAGCATCTGCTTTGCGCTGTGCGTGCTGATGCTGGCGGGCTTGCCGCCGCTGCCGGGCTTCATCGGCAAGATCGCGATGATCCAGCCGCTGATCACGCAGTCCGCATTGCCGGCGGGCCTGGCTTGGGCCTTTGTCGCGCTTCTGATCCTGTCGGGTTTCGCCACGCTGATCGGCATGGCGCGGATCGGCATCCAGACCTTTTGGGCCAATGACATCCCGCTGCCGCGCGTCCTTGCCCTGGAGATCGCCCCGGTGATCGCGCTTTTGGTGATCCTGTCCCTGATCAGCTTCCGGGCCGAGGCGATGCTGCGCTATACCACCGGCACCGCCCATGCGCTGCACGATACGGCGGCCTATGCCTATGGCGTCTTTGCCACGCCCCGCGCCGCCGACCGGCCCGAGGACGAAACGGATGCCGGGGAGGACCAGCCATGA
- a CDS encoding Na+/H+ antiporter subunit E, which translates to MKRLFPHPVLSLCMIGLWLMLTRFSLGYLILGTGLALIAGWAYTALHPATPRIRRWRTIPRLFVTLIVDVIRSNIQVTRLLLTEGRGTRKSAFIQIPLTVRDENALALLAIILTATPGTAWLEYGSDTGILTLHIFDGNQADHYHQMVGQTYEPMLMEIFE; encoded by the coding sequence ATGAAACGGCTGTTCCCCCATCCGGTCCTGTCGCTCTGCATGATCGGCCTGTGGCTGATGCTGACACGCTTTTCGCTGGGCTATCTGATCCTGGGAACGGGTTTGGCTCTGATTGCGGGCTGGGCCTATACCGCGCTGCATCCCGCCACGCCCCGGATCCGGCGCTGGCGGACGATTCCCCGGCTGTTCGTGACCCTGATCGTGGACGTGATCCGGTCGAATATCCAGGTCACCCGGCTGCTGCTGACCGAAGGACGCGGCACGCGCAAATCGGCCTTTATCCAAATCCCCCTGACGGTCAGGGACGAAAACGCCCTGGCGCTGCTGGCGATCATCCTGACGGCGACGCCCGGCACGGCCTGGCTGGAATACGGATCGGACACCGGCATCCTGACCCTGCATATCTTCGATGGCAACCAGGCCGATCATTACCACCAGATGGTCGGCCAGACCTATGAACCCATGCTGATGGAGATCTTCGAATGA
- a CDS encoding K+/H+ antiporter subunit F has product MSEIILSLALAYAQIALALAGCLVGTRLLRGPRAQDRVLALDALYVSIMLLFLVTGMQLGTAFFFEAAMVISIMGFVSSVALAKFLFRGEVIE; this is encoded by the coding sequence ATGAGCGAGATTATCCTGTCCCTCGCCCTGGCTTACGCCCAGATCGCCCTGGCGCTTGCGGGCTGTCTTGTCGGCACGCGGCTGTTGCGCGGCCCGCGTGCGCAGGACCGGGTTCTGGCGCTTGATGCGCTGTATGTCTCCATCATGCTGCTGTTCCTGGTGACCGGCATGCAGCTTGGCACCGCCTTTTTCTTCGAGGCGGCCATGGTCATTTCCATCATGGGTTTCGTGTCCTCGGTCGCGCTTGCCAAGTTCCTGTTCCGCGGCGAGGTGATCGAATGA
- the mnhG gene encoding monovalent cation/H(+) antiporter subunit G has protein sequence MSPLQAVPLVVAIPVAFFVVLGATLTLIGALGFARLHSFYDRLHAPTLATSWGTGSLIIASALMFSFIDGRAIVHEFVIGFCIVVTAPITLMMLGRASLERDRAEGSDILPPEMRTRPEPGDKTTQG, from the coding sequence ATGAGCCCGCTGCAAGCCGTCCCCCTTGTCGTGGCGATCCCGGTCGCCTTTTTCGTCGTGCTTGGCGCGACCTTGACCCTGATCGGCGCGCTTGGCTTTGCGCGGCTGCATTCGTTCTATGACCGGCTCCACGCTCCTACGCTGGCGACCAGTTGGGGAACGGGCAGCCTGATCATCGCATCCGCGCTGATGTTCAGTTTCATCGACGGGCGGGCGATCGTGCATGAATTCGTGATCGGCTTCTGCATCGTCGTGACAGCGCCGATCACGCTGATGATGCTGGGCCGGGCGTCCCTGGAACGCGACCGGGCCGAGGGGTCCGACATCCTGCCCCCTGAAATGCGGACCCGCCCCGAGCCGGGCGACAAGACGACCCAGGGCTGA
- the ppk2 gene encoding polyphosphate kinase 2 codes for MTDAPKDWLEAELMETLDEDYEIELEDAVLSEEIRRIYRDKRPEQMDRKLYFRELLRLQTELIKLQDWVSHHKEKVVVIFEGRDSAGKGGAIKRITQRLNPRVVRTVALPAPSDREKTQWYFQRYVPHLPAGGEIVLFDRSWYNRAGVERVMGFASEDEVDQFFQDVPEFERMLVRSGIRLVKYWFSITDEEQQMRFLMRIHDPLKQWKLSPMDLESRVRWEAYTKAKEDMLEHTNIPEAPWYIVPANDKKRARLNCMSHLLDLVPYIDVPSEEVTLPDRVFNPDYERDVLSRELYVPQRY; via the coding sequence ATGACCGACGCACCAAAGGACTGGCTGGAAGCCGAGCTTATGGAAACCCTCGACGAGGATTACGAGATTGAGCTGGAAGACGCCGTCCTGTCCGAGGAAATCCGCCGCATCTATCGCGACAAGCGGCCCGAACAGATGGACCGGAAACTGTATTTCCGCGAATTGCTGCGCCTGCAGACCGAGCTGATCAAGCTGCAGGACTGGGTGTCCCATCACAAGGAAAAGGTCGTCGTCATCTTCGAAGGCCGCGACAGCGCGGGCAAGGGCGGCGCGATCAAGCGCATCACCCAGCGGTTGAACCCCCGCGTGGTGCGCACCGTGGCCCTGCCCGCCCCGTCCGACCGTGAAAAGACCCAGTGGTATTTCCAGCGTTATGTCCCCCATCTGCCCGCAGGCGGCGAAATCGTGCTGTTCGACCGCAGCTGGTACAACCGCGCGGGCGTCGAGCGCGTGATGGGCTTCGCATCCGAGGACGAGGTGGACCAGTTCTTCCAGGACGTTCCCGAATTCGAACGGATGCTGGTCCGGTCGGGGATCCGGCTGGTGAAATACTGGTTTTCCATTACCGACGAGGAACAGCAGATGCGCTTTCTGATGCGCATCCACGACCCGCTGAAGCAATGGAAGCTGTCGCCCATGGATCTGGAATCACGCGTCCGCTGGGAAGCCTATACCAAGGCCAAGGAGGATATGCTGGAACACACCAACATCCCCGAGGCACCCTGGTATATCGTCCCCGCCAACGACAAGAAGCGCGCCCGCCTGAACTGCATGAGCCACCTACTGGATCTGGTCCCCTATATCGATGTCCCGTCGGAAGAGGTGACCTTGCCCGACCGAGTGTTCAACCCGGACTATGAACGCGACGTGCTGTCGCGCGAACTATATGTGCCGCAACGATATTGA
- a CDS encoding tellurite resistance TerB family protein yields MFRNLLNRLFTEDPDPRPLVAEDAEVAVAALLVRVARSDDHYNTAEKRRIDEVLARIHGLGPVDAAERRAVAEMIEAEAPDTVRFTRLIKERVSIEDRAAIIGALWEVSLADNHRSANEETAIRLVASLLGVTDRDSAVQRQRVAGRR; encoded by the coding sequence ATGTTTCGCAATCTGTTGAACCGCCTGTTCACGGAAGATCCCGATCCGCGACCCCTGGTTGCGGAAGACGCCGAGGTTGCAGTGGCCGCCCTGCTGGTGCGCGTGGCGCGTTCGGACGATCATTACAACACGGCCGAAAAGCGGCGCATCGACGAAGTCCTGGCCCGGATCCATGGCCTTGGTCCGGTGGATGCCGCCGAACGCCGGGCCGTGGCCGAGATGATCGAGGCCGAAGCCCCCGACACCGTGCGCTTCACGCGCCTGATCAAGGAGCGCGTTTCGATCGAGGATCGGGCCGCCATCATCGGCGCCCTGTGGGAAGTCTCGCTTGCCGACAATCACCGCTCGGCCAATGAGGAAACGGCGATACGCCTGGTTGCCAGCCTTTTGGGCGTGACAGACCGCGATTCCGCCGTCCAGCGCCAGCGGGTCGCGGGCAGGCGCTAG
- a CDS encoding NAD(P)/FAD-dependent oxidoreductase, whose translation MKLLYANDRRGEYPPSLYAETCTALDRFPPLKGETRADVAVVGGGYTGLSAALHLARAGRDVVLVDAHRVGFGASGRNGGQIGSGQRQEVDWLESRFGRDTARRLWALAEDAKTLVRSMAAEANVPIRDGVAHACRSLPEVDHSAQMAAHLAAHYDYDRVQPLDREGIAAHLGSTAYAGGDVDWGAGHVHPLNLALGMAGQAAAAGVRIHEGSHVHRIEHGTATTKSRVLCDTGRIVCDHVILAGNGYQGRLDARIAARVMPINNYVVATEPLGPDFPEILPRRTAAADTKFVVNYWRLDDDRRLIFGGSETVRYRFPSDIAALVRPHLLSVYPQLAHLRITHAWGGTLAITMNRMPHFARPAANCLSAGGYSGHGVALATLAGKLMADAVAGQGDGFDAMAAIPTRPFPGGSMLRSPLLVAGMAWYGLRDRLGF comes from the coding sequence ATGAAGCTGCTTTACGCCAACGACCGGCGCGGGGAATATCCGCCCAGCCTTTATGCCGAAACCTGCACGGCCTTGGACCGTTTCCCGCCGTTGAAGGGGGAAACGCGGGCGGACGTTGCGGTGGTCGGCGGGGGCTATACCGGCTTGTCCGCCGCCCTGCATCTGGCGCGGGCGGGTCGGGACGTGGTGCTGGTCGATGCGCATCGCGTCGGATTTGGGGCATCCGGGCGCAATGGCGGGCAGATCGGATCGGGCCAGCGGCAAGAAGTCGATTGGCTGGAAAGCCGCTTTGGCCGAGACACCGCCCGGCGGCTGTGGGCCTTGGCCGAGGATGCCAAGACGCTTGTCCGGTCCATGGCAGCGGAAGCCAATGTGCCGATTCGCGACGGCGTGGCCCATGCCTGCCGCAGCCTGCCCGAGGTGGACCACAGCGCCCAAATGGCCGCGCATCTTGCGGCGCATTACGATTACGACCGCGTGCAGCCCCTGGACCGCGAAGGCATAGCCGCGCATCTGGGCAGCACGGCCTATGCCGGTGGCGACGTGGATTGGGGCGCGGGACACGTGCATCCGCTGAACCTGGCACTGGGCATGGCCGGTCAGGCCGCGGCGGCGGGCGTGCGCATCCACGAGGGCAGCCATGTCCATCGGATTGAACACGGGACGGCAACGACAAAAAGCCGCGTGCTATGCGACACGGGCAGGATCGTCTGCGATCACGTCATCCTGGCCGGGAACGGCTATCAGGGCCGCCTGGATGCGCGGATCGCGGCGCGGGTCATGCCGATCAACAATTATGTCGTCGCGACCGAACCCCTGGGACCGGATTTCCCCGAGATCCTGCCCCGGCGCACGGCCGCCGCCGATACCAAGTTCGTGGTCAATTACTGGCGGCTGGACGACGACCGCCGCCTGATCTTCGGCGGGAGCGAGACTGTTCGCTATCGCTTTCCCAGCGACATTGCCGCCCTGGTGCGCCCGCATCTGCTGTCGGTCTATCCGCAACTGGCCCATCTTCGCATCACCCATGCCTGGGGCGGCACCTTGGCGATCACCATGAACCGGATGCCGCATTTCGCCCGGCCCGCTGCGAACTGCCTGTCGGCGGGCGGCTATTCCGGGCATGGGGTGGCGCTTGCAACCTTGGCGGGCAAGCTGATGGCCGATGCAGTGGCGGGGCAGGGCGACGGTTTCGACGCAATGGCGGCGATCCCGACCCGGCCCTTTCCGGGCGGCTCCATGCTGCGCAGCCCCCTGCTGGTGGCCGGCATGGCCTGGTACGGGCTGCGCGACAGGCTGGGGTTCTAG